Within Chloracidobacterium sp., the genomic segment CGGAAGTTGCTTTTCGTCAGACCGGGCACGTATCGGTTGTCCCGATCACTGACGATAACAGGGATATTTATGAGCGACGTGTTGATCCTGATGGTCTCGTTCGTGTCGACCTGAGATCGAACGGACGAGCCTGCCGCCACAAGTAGGATCAAGACAAACCAACCACAAATTTTACGCATACGTGTCTCCCGACTGCCAATAGCTTGATTGTTTGACGTTGCGGGTCGCCATTTGGTCGCAAAAACTTGAGCCGACGCCAAGTTTTCTTTATGCTTGTTCCACAGAACTACTTTCCTGGAGAAATTTATCTATGTTACTGAGAACGTTCGTGATCGCGCTTTGCATATTGGGGGCGGCCGTTTTCGCGTCGGCACAGAACACTGCGAGCCTGACCGCTGACGAAAAGCCGACGTATGACGAGACACTTGCCAAAAGGTTCGGTGGCAATGACAACGGAATGAAGAATTACGTTCTGGTGATCCTGAAAACCGGCCCGAAGGATGCGTCCATAAAGGGAACGGTTCGTGACGAGATATTCAAAGGACATATGGCAAACATCAGCCGGCTTGGCGATGAGGGCAAATTGGCCCTTGCCGGCCCGTTTGGTGACAATGACCGAACGTATCGCGGACTATATATTTTTAACGTCTCGACCGTCGCAGAAGCGTTGAAACTTGCTGAAACTGACCCTGCGATCAAGGCGGGCATCTTTATCATTGAGGCAACGCCGTGGTTTGGCTCAGCGGCACTGATGGGCGTCGGTGAGACCCATAAACGTATCATGAAGACAAAGCCGTAAATGCAAGATTGCGAGCTAATTGTTATTCACGCTGCCGAATTGGTAACGTGCCGGTCGGCAGGAAAGCCGAAACGCGGTGCTACTCTACGTGTCGTCGGAATTATCAGCGACGGCGCTGTGGCGGTGGCAGACGGCAGGATCGTGGGCATCGGCACTACGGCAGAGATCTTGCCCAACTTTGAGGCGGATACTGTCATAAACGCGGATGGCCGCGTGGTGGTGCCCGGTTTTGTCGATCCGCACACTCATATAGTTTACGCCGGCGACCGTTTGAATGAATTTGAACTGAAGATACAAGGTGCTGAGTATCTCCAGATCTTGGCAAATGGCGGCGGGATCATTTCGACGGTGCGGCAGACACGGCAAGCAACAATAGAGCAACTCATTCAAGAAAGCCGCAGGCGTCTCGACAAAATGCTGGCCTGCGGCACGACGACCTGCGAGATCAAAACCGGATACGGGCTCGACACGGAAACCGAGATGAAGATGCTCGCGGCGATCGAGGCCCTCGATAGGTCTCACGCGATCGACATCGTACCGACATTCCTCGCGGCTCACGCAGTTCCGCCCGAATTCAAAGGCAATGCAGACGCTTATGTCGATCTGATCTGCACGGAAATGCTGCCGCTTGCGTGGCAATGGTATGAGCGTTCGCATTTTGCCGCGAAAGGCACGCGATTCTTTTGCGACGTTTTTACTGAGCAAAATGCATACGATCTCGGGCAATCAGGTCGTGTACTGGAAATGGCAAAGGCGTTGGGTTTCGGGATTAAGGCGCACGTTGATCAGTTTACAAACCTCGGCGGAACGCACCTCGCGATCGA encodes:
- a CDS encoding imidazolonepropionase → MQDCELIVIHAAELVTCRSAGKPKRGATLRVVGIISDGAVAVADGRIVGIGTTAEILPNFEADTVINADGRVVVPGFVDPHTHIVYAGDRLNEFELKIQGAEYLQILANGGGIISTVRQTRQATIEQLIQESRRRLDKMLACGTTTCEIKTGYGLDTETEMKMLAAIEALDRSHAIDIVPTFLAAHAVPPEFKGNADAYVDLICTEMLPLAWQWYERSHFAAKGTRFFCDVFTEQNAYDLGQSGRVLEMAKALGFGIKAHVDQFTNLGGTHLAIDLEAISVDHLDAISDEEISQLSASETIGIVIPTENFNSGKMKYADARKMIDADCAIALSTDYNPGSAPCPSQPMAMAIACRYQKLLPAEVLNAATINAAYSIGMGDRVGSIELGKRADLALFDCSDHRQIANEFGGNLVRTVIKGGKVVYDTRSA